From the Candidatus Zixiibacteriota bacterium genome, the window GTTAATCGCACTTATTGTCCATCCAGAATCAACAAGAGGCGGATAAAGACCGCCATGAACAAATAGAATATCATTGATTTTTATCACAGTATTTTTACTTCTTATCCATCTGCCAATTTCCATATCGGGTCCGTATAAATCCTGATGCCTGATTCTTGATTTTTTGACAATCCCTTTTTTATACTTGTTATTGACGTATCGATTATCGTCAATTAAAATCATCAGCTCGTGATTACCGAGGAGAAAATGGACTTTTCCGCCCTGTTGATTGGCTTCCCGTTCAAGGTTATAAATCAGCCACAAACATTCGGTAACATACTCGCCCCTGTCAAAAACATCTCCATTTATGACCAGATGCCCGTTACCCCAAATCCAGTGATTAAGAGAATCTATTATCTCCGCTCCTCGCAATAATTCAACAAGATAGAAATACTCGCCATGGATATCGCTAACGGCGAATATTTTCGCAACATCCCTGTAAGTTTCAGGAGGGGGCTTATGCAGGCCGTTAAATATTGTATATGTTGTGAGGGAATCGTAATATAAGCCCTTGAACGTAATGCTGTCATTGACTATCCGCCTGGAGCTAACATAATTATTTTCAGAAACATAAAGGATCATTATTGTTGTGTCGTTTTCCCAGCAGATATAGGGGCCATCGTTTATATTAACTTCAGAGTTAAGTGAATCATAATTGTTTTCCGCATTCGCGTAATAAGGAAACAGGGATATGGTAAAAAGAAAGCAAATAATCGCGATTGTTCGGAGAGCAAAATTATAATTCACACATCACCTCGTCAAATAACAGGATGACCTTGTCGTGCCTCAAGTTAATCTCTAATCCAGTTAGTGACAAGCAATTTAATAAACGCAACGGGAAAAATGTTAGATTATATAGCTCAAGGAACCGACAGGTTTTCCGATAAATTTATTATAGGAATTATATTTCGGGGGCATAGGATTTATACTGCCACCTGGACTTCGCCAGTGGGATCTTATATGGGAAAATCACATAAATCACGCAAAGGCGTGTATTATCTATATTTAAAGATAGCTTTGGCGAGCCTTATCATCGCCTCTTTGACAGCCTATGGTCTGCAAATTGGAAAAAGATTGGGCTATAATTATTTGCCATTAATTGATGCTTCCATGGAAATCAAGTTGGAAATCACCAACGCTCACCTCTGGCTTGAAGAAATTCTCAGCGGAGACCGCGATAAAGATATAGAAATTGTACGGTCATCGTTGGCAAAAGCTGATTGGTATGTTACGGCAATGCTTGAGGGGGGAGAGAACAATGAAGAGAAGTTCATTCCTATTGAAGACAAAACTTTGAGAATAACCTTAACTTCCATTCAAACAAAATTAATAGAATTTAAACGAATTTCTGAACTAAGATATAATATCCGAGACGGTTCGGAACCGGGAACAGAAATTGATAGGCAATTCGACCGAGTATTTCACGAAATTGTGGCGGTTACGGACAAAGCCGAAACATATCTGCAGAGTTTGTATCAAAAAGAGCTATTTACTTTCCGTATTATCCAGGTCGCTCTAATGCTTTCATACATTATCCTGGCGATGTGGGTGGCCTATATTCTGAATCGATATGAAGCAACTAAGAGAAGAGATTTTGACGCTTTAAACAATATTAAGGAGTCGCTTGACGAGGAATTATCATGCAGAAAAAATATTGAGACCGCTTTGCGGGAATCTGAAACCCGCTATCGTAATTTGATAGAAAGCGCGGATGATGTTATCTTTACGCTCTCGCGGGAAGGAAAAATTCTATCGCTTAACAGAGCCTTTGAAAAGATAACCGGATGGCATCGGAAAGAGTGGATTGGTAAAAGCTATGAAAAATTAATTCATCCCGAGGACCTGGAAGTTTCAGGCAAAGCACTCATTGATAGTTTTGAAGGCAAAACGGTCCCAACTCATGAACTGCGTATCATGACCAAGAAAGGCGATTATTTAGTCGGCGAATTCCGGATTTCGGTAATTGTGGATAATAAGGGTCGAGTAAGCATTTTGGGAATTGCACGCGATATTATGGAACGTAAGAGAATACAAAAGGCCTTAGATCAAACGGAAAAGAAATACCGGACACTTATAGAAAATCTACCTATCGGGGCTTTCCGTTCAACCGTAGATGGAAAAGTGCTCTCTGCCAATCCGGCTCTGGTAAATATGCTGGGATATGAATCTGCAGATGAGTATAAAGATATTCCCGCACAGGTGTCTTATTTAAATCCCGAACGGAGAGATATATTTATAGACGAATTGAAGAAAACAGGCCGAGTTGAGAATTATGAAAGCCAGATGGTTCGCAAGGATGGTTCGGTGATCTGGGTGTCATCAAGCGTTCATGCAGTCCATGATGAAGATGGCAAAATCATATATTTTGACGGCATCGAAAGAGATATTACAGAGCGGAAGCGTATTGAGACCGAACAAAATATCCTCTTTGACATTTCTCGATTATATTTAACATCCGAGAAAAGTGAGAGCTTTTACAATGAAATCGCCGAAATGCTCACGACCAGACTACAATTTCCCATATCCTTTATAGAATTATTGGATGAGGAAAAAGGTGAAATGGTTATTATGGGATCTTCGGGATTCGAACCGGACAAAACTACTCCGCTGCGTTTACCAATTGAAAAATCCCCTTCCGGTGAAGTGGTAATTCGCGGTATCGTGTCAAAACAGAATAATCTTGGTCCTCAATCTTGCCATCATATCGATTCACTAAACAATTCAGAGATTAAATCCTTAGTTTCCGTACCGATAAAGATGCGTCACGAAATAATAGGAACGTTATCGGTTGCCAGTCCTTTCGACCGGATATTGAATGATTCGTTGGTTAGGTCGCTCAAAGTAATTGCCGATTTTATCGGCCTTATCATCGACCGCTCTCACACCGAAGACGCTCTCATGCAATCTGAGTCTAATTTCCAGGAACTGTTTAATTCGGTTACGGAAGGAATTGGCATCGTCGATGAAAATGAAGTTGTCCGGTTTTGTAATCCCGCGTATGTGCAATTATTTGAAGAAGATTCAATTGAAAAAGTAATCGGGAAATCGCTCCTTGAATATATACCCGATGGACATAAGCAATTTCTTCAGAAGCAAACGAATAGAAGGAAACAGAATACGTCGTCACAATACGAAATGGAAATTATTACCGCAAAAAATAATTTAAAAACAGTTTATGCATCGGTCTCTCCTCGCTTTGACTCAGACGGAAATTATATCGGGGCGTTTGGAGCGGTTTTTGATATTACCGATCTCAAAAGGGCGGAAGAAGAAATTCGAAAGTTCAAAGCCATTTCGGATAATGCATCATTTGGGGTAATTATTACAGATTCAGAAGGAGATATTCAATACACAAATAAAAGTTTTGCATCAATGCATGGCTATCCTGACAGAGATGTCCTTAATAGAAACATAAATATATTTTTATCACAACATGAACTGGAAAAATTTCGTGATGCGATAACGAATTTGATGAAATCCGGGAATTTTGAATCGCTTGAGTTCAATCATACGCACGCGGACGGTCGATCGTTTGCTACCTTAATGAACGGCGTCGTGATTAAGGGTAGAGGCGGTCACGTAAAAAATGTCGCATTATTTACGACTGATATCAGCAGCACTAAGCAATTACAGGAATTTGCCGAGCGGGCTAAACGTCTTGAGTCCGCGGGAAGAATAGCCGGTCAGGTAGCTCATGATTTTAATAATTTGCTGGGCCCGCTGCTTGCTTATCCCGAGTTAATGAAAGATGAGTTGCCGTCTAATCATCCGGTTTTGGAAATGGCGGAAGCAATGGAAAGCGCCGCCGCGCAAATCGCCGCGATAAACCAACAGTTATTGACCTTAAGTCGGCGAGGACATTATAATTTGGAACCGATTAATCTAAATGATATAATTAATCGGGTTCTCGATCAAAACACTGAAATTATTAAGGGTATTTATATTGAGACGCTTCTGGAAAAAGGGCTGAATTATATAAACGGCGGAGAATCTCAAATTTTCAGAGTCCTCTCAAACTTAATCAGCAATGCGACCGATGCCATAATTAACCGCGGTAAAATATCAATCAAATCGGAAAACTGGTACACTGATTCTTATTCGGGTCGTTTGACAAAGATTCCCAAAGGGGATTATGTTAAGATTACAATTTATGATACAGGCTGTGGCATTCCTGAAAATATTATTTCAAAAATATTTGAGCCTTTCTTTTCGACCAAGGCCGCTGACAAAAAAAAAGGTTCAGGTTTGGGTTTGAGCGTGGTTCATAATGTCGTTACCGATCATAATGGGTTTATTGATATCCAAAGCTCCGAAGAAAAGGGTACGATATTCTATCTCTATTTCCCCGCCTTAAAAGAAGTTATAATTAAGCGTGATAATGATGAGGTTATCGGAGGGGGGGAAAAGATATTAATTATTGACGACGATGATTTGCAAAGAGAAGTCACCTCCAGACTATTAAGGAAACTGGGATATTATTCCAGTTCCGCCGGAAGTGGTGAAGAAGCCATAGAAATATTAAAGAAAGAATCCTCGGATCTGTTGATTATAGATATGGTTATGCCTAACGGTATGGACGGCACGAAAACATTGAAGGAAGCCTTAAAAATAAATCCCCATCAAAAAGCGATTATCGTATCAGGATTTTCCGAATCGAATCGGGTGAAAAAAGCCCTGGAACTTGGGGCCGGTACATTTGTCAAAAAACCCTTGCTTTTAAAAACGCTTGCCAATGCGGTACGCAAAGAACTCGATCGAAAAATCGAAACTCCCTCCAAACATGCGGAAGCAATTATAAGATAAATTTATACTTGAGGCATATGTTTTGCGAGGATGTCGAGATACTTATATCCGCTTCCGGTTACAAATATCACGACCCGATCAGTCCTTTTAATAAAATTCTCCGACAATAGTCGCTTCAATCCGGCCAGGCAGGCTCCTCCCTCGGGGGATGAAAAGATGCCTTCCCTTTGGGCCAGGTTTATTGTTTCGGTCATAATGCTTTCATCCGATACCGCTATCGCCATACCGTTGCTTTCACGAACCGCATGCAGTATCAGAAAATCCCCGACAGCTCCCGGCACTCGAAGGCCGGCCGCCAGGGTTTGGGGATTTTGCCATTCGTCGGCCGAGTTTTTCCCTTCAGCAAAAGCCTTTGGAATTGGCGCACAGCCTTCGGATTGAACCGCAATCATTTTGGGACGCCTGGAGCCGATCCAACCCATTTTTTCCATTTCATCGAAAGCCTTCCACATTCCAATAAGCCCGGTTCCTCCTCCGGTCGGATAGATTACTACCTCAGGAAGGTCAAATAAAAAATGCTCGACCAGTTCATATCCCATCGTTTTTTTGCCTTCGATTCGGTATGGCTCTTTCAAAGTTGCGATGGAAAACCAGTTTTCCTCTTTGACCAGTTGCGCGGCCCGGAGCCCGCAATCTTTAATTGATCCTTCAACCTGCTCTATTTCGGCGCCATGATAAACGGCATCAACCAAAAAAGGCGCCGGAACATCCATGGGCATGATTATTTTGCACTTTATTCCAGCTTTCGCGGAATAAGCGGCCAGAGCGGACCCGGCATTCCCGGCGGTAGGAATAATAACCTTGTCAATGCCAAGTTCTTTGGCTCGTGAAACCGCCATACCCAGACCGCGAGCCTTGAAAGAGCCGGTTGGATTCACAGTTTCATCTTTTAGATACAGGCCGTCAAGTCCCAGTTCACGCCCAATATTCAACGCCGGTATTAAAGGTGTCCCGCCTTCTCCAAGATTAATACAATTGAGGCTATCCTGAACCGGCAACATTTCTTGAAATCTCCACATATCAGGATTGCGTTCCGTGAGCATGGATGGCTTTAGGAGTTTTGCCGCTTTGTCACAATCATATTCAACCAGAAGCGGTCCTCCGCACGGG encodes:
- a CDS encoding threonine synthase, with translation MSQTNSAAKYLQCPKCQSQFELNTIMNLCPCGGPLLVEYDCDKAAKLLKPSMLTERNPDMWRFQEMLPVQDSLNCINLGEGGTPLIPALNIGRELGLDGLYLKDETVNPTGSFKARGLGMAVSRAKELGIDKVIIPTAGNAGSALAAYSAKAGIKCKIIMPMDVPAPFLVDAVYHGAEIEQVEGSIKDCGLRAAQLVKEENWFSIATLKEPYRIEGKKTMGYELVEHFLFDLPEVVIYPTGGGTGLIGMWKAFDEMEKMGWIGSRRPKMIAVQSEGCAPIPKAFAEGKNSADEWQNPQTLAAGLRVPGAVGDFLILHAVRESNGMAIAVSDESIMTETINLAQREGIFSSPEGGACLAGLKRLLSENFIKRTDRVVIFVTGSGYKYLDILAKHMPQV
- a CDS encoding PAS domain S-box protein, encoding MGKSHKSRKGVYYLYLKIALASLIIASLTAYGLQIGKRLGYNYLPLIDASMEIKLEITNAHLWLEEILSGDRDKDIEIVRSSLAKADWYVTAMLEGGENNEEKFIPIEDKTLRITLTSIQTKLIEFKRISELRYNIRDGSEPGTEIDRQFDRVFHEIVAVTDKAETYLQSLYQKELFTFRIIQVALMLSYIILAMWVAYILNRYEATKRRDFDALNNIKESLDEELSCRKNIETALRESETRYRNLIESADDVIFTLSREGKILSLNRAFEKITGWHRKEWIGKSYEKLIHPEDLEVSGKALIDSFEGKTVPTHELRIMTKKGDYLVGEFRISVIVDNKGRVSILGIARDIMERKRIQKALDQTEKKYRTLIENLPIGAFRSTVDGKVLSANPALVNMLGYESADEYKDIPAQVSYLNPERRDIFIDELKKTGRVENYESQMVRKDGSVIWVSSSVHAVHDEDGKIIYFDGIERDITERKRIETEQNILFDISRLYLTSEKSESFYNEIAEMLTTRLQFPISFIELLDEEKGEMVIMGSSGFEPDKTTPLRLPIEKSPSGEVVIRGIVSKQNNLGPQSCHHIDSLNNSEIKSLVSVPIKMRHEIIGTLSVASPFDRILNDSLVRSLKVIADFIGLIIDRSHTEDALMQSESNFQELFNSVTEGIGIVDENEVVRFCNPAYVQLFEEDSIEKVIGKSLLEYIPDGHKQFLQKQTNRRKQNTSSQYEMEIITAKNNLKTVYASVSPRFDSDGNYIGAFGAVFDITDLKRAEEEIRKFKAISDNASFGVIITDSEGDIQYTNKSFASMHGYPDRDVLNRNINIFLSQHELEKFRDAITNLMKSGNFESLEFNHTHADGRSFATLMNGVVIKGRGGHVKNVALFTTDISSTKQLQEFAERAKRLESAGRIAGQVAHDFNNLLGPLLAYPELMKDELPSNHPVLEMAEAMESAAAQIAAINQQLLTLSRRGHYNLEPINLNDIINRVLDQNTEIIKGIYIETLLEKGLNYINGGESQIFRVLSNLISNATDAIINRGKISIKSENWYTDSYSGRLTKIPKGDYVKITIYDTGCGIPENIISKIFEPFFSTKAADKKKGSGLGLSVVHNVVTDHNGFIDIQSSEEKGTIFYLYFPALKEVIIKRDNDEVIGGGEKILIIDDDDLQREVTSRLLRKLGYYSSSAGSGEEAIEILKKESSDLLIIDMVMPNGMDGTKTLKEALKINPHQKAIIVSGFSESNRVKKALELGAGTFVKKPLLLKTLANAVRKELDRKIETPSKHAEAIIR
- a CDS encoding metallophosphoesterase; the encoded protein is MNYNFALRTIAIICFLFTISLFPYYANAENNYDSLNSEVNINDGPYICWENDTTIMILYVSENNYVSSRRIVNDSITFKGLYYDSLTTYTIFNGLHKPPPETYRDVAKIFAVSDIHGEYFYLVELLRGAEIIDSLNHWIWGNGHLVINGDVFDRGEYVTECLWLIYNLEREANQQGGKVHFLLGNHELMILIDDNRYVNNKYKKGIVKKSRIRHQDLYGPDMEIGRWIRSKNTVIKINDILFVHGGLYPPLVDSGWTISAINRMARDFLELRSSQRAFHPRAMIMFGSLGPFWYRGFHYGKENRYPMVSNDEIDGILEFYGVNSVIVGHTHVDEITRLRNGKIYAIHIPLDELGYFQGLLWESGQFYKVNPKGERIRLTD